The DNA segment aggatagcaccaaaccaagtttatattcccaaagtagcacttaaggttcaaaatcacaaaaataggtttcattaaagaggtaaatatacacttataccctttaggttaattaatccaaaccttagggtttagagttaaggggtggggttttggaattagggtttaaaattttataaaaaaaaatattaaaataaaaaataaaaattttaaaaacagttttaaaaagtatttttaaattataaaaagaaaatttgaaaaaaaaaaaaaaattcgaaaaaaaaattataaaaatttcgaatctgaaaacatataatctgaaactataaaaaaaaaaatctttttttcatttttttaatttttattttatttatttttatttatttttgtttgtttatttaattttaaaccaagggtattagagatattttacttttaatgaatgtcatttttgtgactttctccttctaatgctatttttgagacataaacttcaaaaggtgctattattgacaattgccctaaaacaaactctattgtttttctttttttttggggggcTATACAATATCCcccatgtgtttttttttggggtgtATATAAAGATGCAAAGGTAGCTACTGTTCAAAGGAAAAAtgagagaagaaaaaatgatAAAGACTCCAGGAAACTCAAAGACTAATTATGTATAGAGATGAGCACACAGACACAAAAACAAACAGCTACTAAGTCTCTTCAAGTGTCCTCTACCTCTTAATCAACCATTGCTAGACTGGAAGCATACTCTTCTCAAACCTCTGAATCGAAAGACTCGGGAGGTTTAAGAGAGTTCCTCTTTGTTGAACTTATTCCATGCTTCCTGTTCAGTGCAATTTTGCATTCAGTTAAACAATTAAATAAGAAATACTTGCTTGAAGCTGAGTGTAAGCTTCGTGGATTATTGCAAGAGATAATAAACTAAACCAGATTTCTTCCAATTACTACTAACACTGTGTTAGTAACGCAGAAGCTGGtttagttactatttttttttttgaacattgttCCATGAAACTCTTACCGATTGATCCGGTGGGGAACTAAAATTCGACTGCCAACTTTTGTCTAAATTAGATTCTAGCGAGATATGCTCATTCAGATCCAGTGAGAAAATACCTTCAAAATGTCAAAAACCTTTTCGGCTATATACTTTTGTTCAAGGGTGGCTCCTTTCTGCTGAACTTTATCGGGATGTACATACAGCGTTGCCTTCCTATAGACTTTCTTGACTGCTGAAGAAGTGATCAAATCTGTCAGAGAAACAGCTTCCCAACCACATCCAGGCCAGAGTACCTGTCATCGTTCAAAAACAGAATCAGAACTCAGTGAACTTATTTACAACTTTTGTTCTCGTCATTAAAACTCACGATTTGCAAGGAAGATAACAGCGCACGCATGTTTCCTTCTTTCCCAGTCGCCCAACGCCTTATCTCAGCATCAACACCCTCAGAAATCCTCTGAAAAGCAAAGATCAACAAGGAAGCCATCAAATACACCAACAAGGAGACACACACTATGtagattttgaaaacaaaatcacTAGAGGAAATGTCAATAACAGGAACAGCATTATCATAATGAAGATTTGTAAATCCCAAAAAACGTCATTGTCCACATATAAGCACTGTTGAAAGATTAAAAGAGAAATGTAAAGAGAAGGCATAGCTTACAGTTCTCTGTTCTTGTTCAATCCGAGATTGATGATCACGGTTATTCATATCAGCTACAGCTTGTGCCTACATTTTGAAAAGGCACTGAATAGTGTAAAATCATCTAGAACCAAAATTTACGAGTCAAGGTTTGCACAAGAAGTTTCAaagcaaaaaccaaaacaacCACACATACCACACGGCTCTTTGTTCTCTGTTCACGATCCCATCTAGCCTTTCTACGTTCATCACTTTCCCCTGGGATTTCCTCAAATTCTCTAAATATAGGATCccctgtgaagaagaaggaaacaTTGCCAAGAAAGTTAGACCACAGTAGCCAATAACTGAAAAAGGCATGTTTCCACGACATCTAACCTCCAAAAAGTGCAGAAAAGTCATCCACCAGGTTAGCTGGAGCAGGTGGCTTCTTTGCACTAGAAACCCCATTAGGCGTCTTTTTCGGCACGTTGACTGCTGCTTGCTTTCGAGTTGCCTTTTGCAGCAGAAAGAAGTATTAAGGATACACATGTGGATAcacattttttctaattttaaagaATGGAACATATATTGAAAGTGGTTCCTACTTCAGTTGTCGCCCGTGATTTTGGTACACTGCTGGACCGATGCCCAGAGCTGAAAAAGGAGTCAAGATCATCCGCACCAAACTGTTGTTTCTTTGTTCCAGCATCTTCAGCTTCTCTGAATTTACTAGCAGTGTCAGAGGCGGAGGCACTACGTCGCATAGTACTACTACCCATGGCAAAGTCTTCAAGCTCGTCAATTGAAGACAATCCAGAACTCTTAACTGTCAAGAAGAAGGAATACAGTAAACAACAGCTGTGAATTAAGGTTATCAAAGAGATTAAGTAACCTCTGTCGACTTTTTGCGTTGGTTTAGGGGGAGGCTTGAGCTTTGTATTTGATGGTTTTTTCCCCTGAGAACTGACAGAAGCAGCAAACTCATCAAGCGGATCCACGAACAGACCCGAAGAAGAACGTGCTGCAGAGGTAGTTGATTCTAGAACCACAAAAGGGTCAGCATCAGCAAAGTTCGATGATGCACTAGTCTTGCTGAAAAAcaaaccaacaacaaaaaaaaaaagaatcaattcAAACACATTCTATACATGACAGAGGTATCAATGCTTGATAAACTGGAACACAAACCTGCTAGTGGTTTGAGAACTCCCACCAAAACCAGGAATCAACTCATCAAAACCATTCTTCCCAGAACTACTCTGGTTCCAGGTCTTGGATTCAAGACCAAACCCACCCATATCACCCAGCAAATCATCAACCCCAGCAGCATCTTGCTTCGTAGACGAAGAGAAGGCCCCAAATATATCATCATTTCCAACACCAACAGAGACAGGCACAGCACCAAACAAATCAACATCATCAAAACCCCgcgctgaagaagaagaagaagatgtcttCATCCCAAAGTTGGTGGAGAACATCAAAACGTCGTCGTTTAAAGACGAAGACTTGGTGTTAGTAGGCTTGTTCAACCCACCACCAAAGACATCGAAATCGTCGTTGACAGATACCTTATTGGAGGAATACGACGTCGATTTGGGGTTAACACCACCGAGATTGTTCAAGCTCTGAGGGGTGGTGGTGGGAGGACGCTTGGAGGCAGCCATGGGAGCAGATTTGCCTTGGGGCTTTATCCCGTAACGCTCCGTTAGAACACCAAACTCGTCCATTTTCGAGAGATTGATTCCACAAAATTGATAACCCTGTGAAGATGGGAGAGAGAGATATTCTCTGGATATTGAAAGGGGATCTCAGAGACGGAGAATAATAATAAGGAATAAGAGAAAAACAATCGTCTcgtctacttttttttttctctgtgtgGGAAAAAAATCTGAGAGGCACCGACGAAGACGAATGATGGGTGGGTGGGTCCTCTATACAGATGGCttctttttgctttttttaAATTCCCACACCTTCCTTttatatctcttcttctttttatatacatatatattcgattttagataaaacaaaaagatttcactgtaactaattaaaaaatatcatttcaaTTGTTGCTTATATGATGAATTGATGATCCAGTCACATTCCcactttgaaatttttttagttGGCTTGTACGCATATGCACctacattttctttttctttatacatctcatgtatttgtttttgaaattcaaaacttGTATTTATCAGTGAGCTAGGCGATAaggaggaaataaatttccaggatttatttatagaaaaagggAAAACATAATCATAAACATTTATGTTTCTATATATTTACGTGAAATACTCTCTTTTTCTCGACTGGCAATTCATTTAGAAAGTTAGATAACACCACCCACTATGATTAGCATCTAGCAATCATCTACTGTATATGTGAATCAACTTCAGTACTGCTATGAGAGAGTAAAAAGGCCAATACGAAACCAAACTCTGAAAATTTGTACTgatcataatttaaaactagattATATTATAGTATGATTATTTGACTAAGTTTCTCCAAGAACATAGAGTCATAAACACAAGTACAAAATCGACCAAGCATAAGATGCAgaaattctaagtctttttagTTCATGAAGTTGGAAGTATCCTTGAATCTTCTTTTAGTGCTAAACACATTATCCTGTTCTCTAATTCATTCAGTGCCTTTTCGATTTTGACTCAGAGAGCATGTATCCAGAGATCTTGTGCATCTCGTATAACAGCCCAGCAGAGAACAAAAAGCTGCAACCCCAAAACATTGAACAACAAAGCAAAGCAACCCACAATTGttagctagagagagagagagagagtagcgGAATAGTAGTAACATCGGTTGAATATTGAGAAGAACTAGTGTCAGTCTTACCAGGTTGTAATACAAACTCGATGCACCGTGCTAGCAGCTACAAGAGCTATGATCTCCGCAATAACCACTTCCAAAAATAAACGAACTTTTCATCAGCAAACAAACTTTACGCCATAGTTTTCACAGTGATTATTCTTGCATAAGTTAAGAAATGACAATAAAGAAACAGatcaattaaaatatctaatcttCCCCACATCCTGGAATTGATTCACAAGGTTACATACATGCCCTTGAAACACTCAAAAGCAATATTTTGGGGATTATCTGAGTCTCTGAACTAAAGAAATCAAAAAGTCCTCAAACCAGACAGAGAGTGATAACAGAAAAGAGAAGTGTTTTTAACAGATAATTGATTTTATCAATAATGTCCATGTCAAAGAGAAACAGCTACCTGCACCCCAGCTACTCTTCGTGCCAGAAGACTCCTGGAGATTTCCTATGAACTGCAAATTAATCACATCACATTGGCCCAACAATGTCCAGGAATTTAATAAACCAAATATCTCAAATTTTTGGAACTGGATCAAGTTTCAAAATAGACAAAGATGATAGCTTActgtgagagagaagagaaagaggaggGAGCTAGTGAAGCCTCCAAGGATCGTGAACAGCTCCGAAGAAGCTAATTTCCCTCTGTACACTTCTTGAAGCGAGAGGACCACCGTAAACAGAAGCATGGATCCAAGCATCGATCTTCCACCTCCCGCCGCCGCCATTGATTTCTCCTTAACTCTTCGCGAAATGAAACATCCTCTcaggaaagaaaaaaatctagagCGACAACCTTTTGAATGATCGGAGAATGTGATTGATTACCTTGAACGAAAATAACCCTAATAGATCGGAGCTTCCCTCTTCTCCTCAGGTTCACGGAAAATGAAGAAGACGACCGACGAGGCGGAGTAATACTAAAGTAAGAGTATTACAGAAATACCCTCACTCCCGAGATTTTATTTTACATCTAAACTTTCTCGTTTTGATTAAAGAGTTCAAGACAAACAAATGATTTGTTTCCTCCTACTTGAGTGTTGTTCAAGAATCTAGCTTTGATGATGGATACGTCAAAAGAAATAGAGGTACACTTTTGTTAGCTTTTGTTTGCCTCGGTGGTTGTGATTGACACTACAAAATCTAATTGATTTTGCTTTgttggaaacatgaataaacTAAGCTCTGCGGTATCCCCAGTGATCCTTGTCTCTCTGTTGCTTTTGCCTCCTGCATGTCTGATACccatcataatatgttataaccTCAGTGTCACCAGGTGAATCTCCAAATTTTTAAGGAAAAAGTGATGGATGTCGTTTTGAGAAGACTAACCATAGAGTCAATCCTACAGTACTGGTCACCACTCGGATGGAATCCCAAGAACTATTTGTATCATAAGTTTTGGTTATACATATTATGATTTTGAATAGAAAGTAATGAGATGAGGACGTTGAAAAGCATGATCAATCTATCAGTGTCTTCAGTCCAAATGTTCCAGGAACGCTGATGCCTTCATAGGATTCATAATTCATACAATGTTAACAATTTTCAATCCTTTTATAATAGAGAAAGATTTAAGTAAATCAAAATTATAGATAGATACggattattaaagaaaaaaaaaacaattaatcaaTCTAATATAAGACGATTACAAAGATACAATTTCAATTTCTGTTTAACCGGGACACATAATCTTTCATTATtcatcatgtcataacaaaggaagagaaaagaaagaaacactACTCGGAGATCAAACGACAATCGTCAAAAAAAAACCTTGAAAAGGGAAAAAAATGGCAAATGAACTACTactatatattaacaaaaaaaaaatgaagcaaGCAGAAGAGGGcaaaccaaacaaataaaaatacatagaaCTCTAAGTTCGAACTGTAGTAAAAAACAGCAAACaatatgatatatgatcatGATCATACTCGTATCACACGTGGGCTTGTGGGTGCTAGAAGGCATTCCAATGATCAGAGCTCCGTGGTGTCTCTGCTGTATTTGTCGTTGTTTTGAATGGTCCGGTAGAACCGAACGGGTCATGGTCATCAAACCCAAACCCGTGACTGTAATCAGCGTCTCTAGTACTTCCAATAGAATCGAATCTCGTCAACGAGGCTTTAGGTGTCTCGGCCGCGTAGTTGTTGCTAGACGAATCATAGCTTTGTGCATTGAAGGAATCGTATCTCTGATAGTTGAATGAATCAAACCTGGACGCGAATGGGTCTGGCTCGCTTGTGCTGCGCATCGAGTCTGAGCGTGATAGAGAGAAAGCGTCATTGTTGTTGCTGTTGAATGAATCGAACCGGGAGAAGGTATTGGAAGAGAAGTCATCGTGTGCGGCAGGTGTACTTGGGACAGAGTCGAACATGAAGGGACTTCTCCCTGGGAACAAGTTGTCTGAACGAGGAGTCTCTGATGCAAACGGCTTCCCGCCAAAATCAGACGTGCTATAAGCAGGAGTGCTTGGGACAGAGTCGTCGAAAAAGGATTTCTTTTCGGGAAACATGTTTCCAGGATAAGCAGGAGTGCTTGGAACAGAGTCGTCGAAGAATGATTTGCCCGCGTAAGCAGGAGTGCTTGGAACCGAGTCATCGAAGTACGATTTATTGCCTGAGTAAGAGGCAGTGGTTGTTGCTGGAGTGCTCGGGACAGAATCAGCAAACAAGGAAGGTTTTGCAGTGAAACCGTCGTTTGCATTTGCCGAGGGGCTTGGGACAGAATCAGAAAATATAGATAGCTTTGGAGGGAGGAAGTCGTTTGATAGGGTGGAGCCAGTTTTTATAGGCTTGATGCTGAAGTCATCGAATCCGAACCCGAATCCAAAACCACTATCATGCTTCT comes from the Brassica napus cultivar Da-Ae chromosome A7, Da-Ae, whole genome shotgun sequence genome and includes:
- the LOC106370128 gene encoding protein KRTCAP2 homolog, encoding MAAAGGGRSMLGSMLLFTVVLSLQEVYRGKLASSELFTILGGFTSSLLFLFSLTFIGNLQESSGTKSSWGAVVIAEIIALVAASTVHRVCITTCFLFSAGLLYEMHKISGYMLSESKSKRH
- the LOC106371068 gene encoding auxilin-related protein 2, translated to MDEFGVLTERYGIKPQGKSAPMAASKRPPTTTPQSLNNLGGVNPKSTSYSSNKVSVNDDFDVFGGGLNKPTNTKSSSLNDDVLMFSTNFGMKTSSSSSSARGFDDVDLFGAVPVSVGVGNDDIFGAFSSSTKQDAAGVDDLLGDMGGFGLESKTWNQSSSGKNGFDELIPGFGGSSQTTSSKTSASSNFADADPFVVLESTTSAARSSSGLFVDPLDEFAASVSSQGKKPSNTKLKPPPKPTQKVDRVKSSGLSSIDELEDFAMGSSTMRRSASASDTASKFREAEDAGTKKQQFGADDLDSFFSSGHRSSSVPKSRATTEATRKQAAVNVPKKTPNGVSSAKKPPAPANLVDDFSALFGGDPIFREFEEIPGESDERRKARWDREQRTKSRVAQAVADMNNRDHQSRIEQEQRTRISEGVDAEIRRWATGKEGNMRALLSSLQIVLWPGCGWEAVSLTDLITSSAVKKVYRKATLYVHPDKVQQKGATLEQKYIAEKVFDILKEAWNKFNKEELS